The window ATTCCTTGTATTACTATCAGTTTCTCTCATAGATTTAACATCTAAATCTTCGATACTAATAACATCAAAATTTTGAACAATAGAAGTAGATATTTTTTGTAAAAAATCATTTCTCTGATTAGAAATATGTTTTTGCAATTTTGCAACTTTCACTCTTGCTTTATTCCAACGATTACTACCAATTGTTTTTCTTGATAATTCTCGTTGCAATTTAGCAAGTTTCTTTTCTGATTTTTCATAAAATCGAGGATTGTCAATTTTAGTACCATCAGATAATATAGCAAAATCTACAATACCTAAATCTAATCCGATATTTCTATTAGTTTTTGGCAACTGTTCAAAGGTTATATCAGTACAACATAACGAACAGTAATATTGTCCATTTGATTCTTGTGATATTGTGGCATTTAAAATTCGTCCTTGTGGAATTTGTTTATCTCTTACTTTTACTAATCCAAGTTTAGGAAGTTTAATATGCTTATTTTCAAAACCTAAACAGTTATTTGTATTTTTTGTCTTATAAGACTTATGTCTATTTTTCTTTGATTTGAATTTAGGATAACCAGAATGTTCTTTAAAAAACTTCTGATATGCCATGTCTAAATCTCTAAGTGAAGATTGTAATCCAACCGAATCAACCTCTTTTAGCCAAATCAATTCTTTCTTTAATTGGGTTAAATCTTTAGAACACATATTGTATGTAAAAGTC of the Hominilimicola fabiformis genome contains:
- the tnpB gene encoding IS200/IS605 family element RNA-guided endonuclease TnpB, with product MAEKAYKYRIYPNKKQQELIQKTFGCTRFVYNYYLDKKIKTYEQDKMTFTYNMCSKDLTQLKKELIWLKEVDSVGLQSSLRDLDMAYQKFFKEHSGYPKFKSKKNRHKSYKTKNTNNCLGFENKHIKLPKLGLVKVRDKQIPQGRILNATISQESNGQYYCSLCCTDITFEQLPKTNRNIGLDLGIVDFAILSDGTKIDNPRFYEKSEKKLAKLQRELSRKTIGSNRWNKARVKVAKLQKHISNQRNDFLQKISTSIVQNFDVISIEDLDVKSMRETDSNTRNKRVGDVSWSEFRRMLTYKCEWYGKTLSVIDRYFPSSQICHCCGHRDSKKSEDIRIWSCPACNSELDRDVNAAINILNEGLRLVNN